In Horticoccus luteus, the following proteins share a genomic window:
- a CDS encoding SDR family oxidoreductase produces MKIVLTGVTRGLGRALAEEFIRGGHTVIGCGRSGEEIFDLRMTHQAPHDFSVVDVALDNKVALWAAKVLERDSAPDLLINNAGVMNQPAPLWEVGDREFTKVIDVNVRGVANVIRHFVPAMVAAKRGVIVNLSSGWGRSTSAGVAPYCASKFAIEGLTQALAKDLPEGMAAVALNPGVIDTEMLRLCWGDDAGHHGKADPWAKVAAPFFLQLGAKDNGESLSVREFED; encoded by the coding sequence ATGAAAATTGTTCTCACCGGTGTCACGCGTGGTCTGGGTCGGGCGTTGGCGGAAGAGTTTATTCGCGGCGGGCACACGGTGATCGGCTGCGGTCGCAGCGGGGAGGAGATTTTCGACCTGCGCATGACGCACCAGGCGCCGCACGATTTTTCGGTCGTGGATGTGGCGCTCGACAACAAAGTCGCACTTTGGGCGGCGAAGGTGCTGGAGCGGGACAGCGCGCCGGATCTGTTGATCAACAACGCCGGCGTGATGAACCAGCCGGCGCCGTTGTGGGAGGTCGGCGATCGCGAGTTCACGAAGGTGATTGATGTGAATGTGCGTGGTGTGGCGAACGTGATCCGGCATTTCGTGCCGGCGATGGTGGCGGCGAAACGGGGAGTGATCGTGAATCTGAGTTCAGGCTGGGGACGCAGCACGTCGGCGGGCGTGGCGCCTTATTGCGCGTCGAAATTTGCGATCGAAGGACTCACGCAGGCGCTCGCAAAGGATCTGCCGGAGGGCATGGCCGCGGTGGCGTTGAATCCGGGCGTGATCGACACGGAAATGTTGCGGCTCTGCTGGGGCGACGACGCAGGCCATCACGGCAAGGCGGATCCGTGGGCGAAAGTCGCGGCGCCGTTTTTCCTGCAACTGGGGGCGAAAGACAACGGGGAGTCGCTCAGCGTGCGCGAGTTCGAGGACTGA
- a CDS encoding LysR family transcriptional regulator: MPREYQYPFELRHLVYFREVARQLHFRQAAETLAVAQPALSRAIAQLEAALGCPLLNRTRRGVEVTPAGRLLLERMEPLLRGLAALPAELRALATGQTGHIRVAFTGLAMATVLPGILREFGRRFPGVRVELNESPTSAQLAALRAGEVHCGFFHPAGPTAGLRTRVLLHERNGVLLPSSHPLASAATVRLRALADTPFVLFPRSHNAGFYDRILAAFTRAGVTPRIADEVWPRTNAIGLVRAGLGATFMTPSEARHLPPDVVFHALGGPAPESRLVLGWREDATAEPALASFLAVAAGDHTPQASAKGTRRLRISA; this comes from the coding sequence ATGCCGCGCGAGTATCAGTATCCCTTTGAGCTGCGCCACCTCGTTTACTTTCGCGAGGTCGCCCGCCAGCTCCACTTTCGTCAGGCCGCGGAAACGCTCGCCGTCGCTCAGCCCGCCCTCAGCCGGGCAATCGCGCAACTCGAAGCCGCCCTCGGCTGCCCGCTGCTCAACCGCACGCGCCGTGGCGTGGAGGTCACGCCCGCCGGGCGCCTGCTCCTTGAGCGGATGGAGCCATTGTTGCGCGGCCTCGCGGCTTTGCCCGCCGAGCTCCGTGCGCTCGCGACCGGTCAGACCGGCCATATTCGCGTCGCGTTCACGGGTCTCGCCATGGCTACCGTCCTGCCGGGCATCCTCCGCGAATTCGGCCGCCGCTTCCCGGGCGTGCGCGTCGAGCTCAACGAATCGCCCACCTCCGCCCAGCTCGCGGCGCTGCGGGCGGGTGAGGTGCACTGCGGTTTCTTCCACCCCGCGGGGCCGACCGCCGGCCTGCGCACACGCGTGCTCCTGCACGAGCGCAACGGCGTGCTGCTGCCTTCCTCCCACCCGCTGGCTTCGGCCGCCACCGTGCGGTTGCGGGCCCTCGCAGACACCCCGTTTGTACTCTTTCCGCGCTCTCACAACGCGGGCTTCTACGATCGCATCCTCGCCGCGTTCACCCGGGCCGGGGTGACTCCGCGAATCGCCGATGAAGTCTGGCCGCGCACCAACGCCATCGGCCTCGTGCGCGCCGGCCTTGGCGCCACCTTCATGACGCCGTCCGAAGCACGCCACTTGCCGCCCGATGTGGTTTTCCACGCCCTCGGAGGACCCGCGCCTGAGAGCCGGCTCGTGCTCGGTTGGCGCGAAGACGCCACCGCCGAACCCGCCCTCGCGTCTTTTCTCGCCGTCGCCGCGGGCGACCACACGCCCCAGGCTTCCGCCAAAGGAACCCGCCGGCTACGCATATCTGCGTAG
- the leuC gene encoding 3-isopropylmalate dehydratase large subunit: protein MAKSLFQKVWAAHTVRQLANGQTQLLIGTHLIHEVTSPQAFGMLRDLGLKVAMPQRTFATVDHIVPTDQFAEPFADPLADAMIKELRKNCAEFGITFFDRSTGKQGIVHIVGPEQGITQPGTTIACGDSHTSTHGAFGAIAFGIGTSQVRDVLATQTMALSPLKVRRINVTGKLRPGVYAKDVILHIIRTLGVNGGTGFAYEYGGEVFDRFTMEERMTVCNMSIEGGARVGYVNPDETTFAYLKGRPYAPKAGAWDEAVARWRATASDAGCAYDDVVTIDAAEIAPTVTWGINPGQGISIAEKIPDPAAARTTDEKANIEEALAYMKLHPGAPIKGTKIDVAFLGSCTNGRLSDFQEVARFLKGKRVAPGVKAIAVPGSQGVGLLCAELGIDRVFRDAGFEWREAGCSMCLAMNPDKLIGDQLCASSSNRNFKGRQGSPTGRTLLMSPLMVAAAAVTGAVADAREVFGVEAN, encoded by the coding sequence ATGGCAAAATCCCTGTTTCAAAAAGTCTGGGCGGCGCACACGGTGCGCCAGCTGGCCAACGGCCAGACCCAGCTCCTCATCGGCACGCATCTGATTCACGAAGTCACGAGCCCGCAGGCGTTCGGGATGCTGCGCGATCTCGGGTTGAAGGTGGCGATGCCGCAACGGACCTTCGCCACGGTGGATCACATCGTGCCGACCGACCAGTTTGCGGAGCCGTTTGCCGATCCGCTGGCGGACGCGATGATCAAGGAATTGCGCAAAAATTGCGCGGAGTTTGGCATCACGTTTTTCGATCGTTCGACGGGCAAGCAAGGGATCGTCCACATCGTGGGCCCGGAGCAAGGCATCACCCAGCCGGGCACGACGATCGCGTGCGGCGATTCGCACACGAGCACGCACGGGGCATTTGGCGCGATCGCCTTTGGCATCGGCACCAGCCAGGTGCGCGATGTGCTCGCGACGCAGACGATGGCGTTGAGTCCGTTGAAGGTGCGCCGGATCAACGTCACGGGAAAATTACGGCCGGGCGTGTATGCGAAGGACGTTATTCTCCACATCATCCGCACGCTGGGCGTGAACGGCGGCACGGGCTTTGCCTACGAATACGGCGGCGAGGTGTTTGACCGCTTCACGATGGAGGAGCGGATGACGGTCTGTAACATGTCGATCGAAGGCGGAGCGCGGGTGGGCTACGTGAATCCCGACGAGACGACATTCGCCTACTTGAAGGGCCGGCCCTACGCACCGAAAGCGGGGGCGTGGGATGAAGCGGTGGCGCGGTGGCGCGCGACGGCGAGCGACGCAGGTTGCGCGTATGACGATGTCGTCACGATCGACGCAGCCGAGATCGCGCCGACGGTGACGTGGGGCATCAATCCCGGACAAGGCATTTCCATCGCGGAGAAGATTCCGGATCCGGCGGCGGCGCGGACAACCGACGAGAAGGCAAACATCGAGGAGGCGCTCGCCTACATGAAGCTGCACCCCGGCGCGCCGATCAAAGGCACGAAGATCGACGTGGCGTTTCTCGGTTCCTGCACGAACGGGCGCTTGAGCGACTTCCAGGAAGTGGCGCGGTTTCTCAAAGGAAAACGCGTGGCGCCCGGCGTGAAGGCGATCGCGGTGCCGGGCTCGCAGGGCGTGGGTCTGCTCTGCGCAGAACTCGGCATCGATCGCGTGTTTCGCGATGCGGGATTTGAGTGGCGCGAGGCCGGTTGCTCGATGTGCCTCGCGATGAACCCGGACAAGTTGATTGGCGATCAGCTCTGTGCGAGCTCGTCGAATCGCAATTTCAAAGGCCGGCAAGGTTCGCCGACTGGCCGCACCCTGCTCATGAGTCCGCTCATGGTCGCCGCGGCCGCCGTGACCGGCGCGGTGGCGGATGCGCGCGAAGTGTTCGGTGTGGAGGCTAACTAA
- a CDS encoding ExbD/TolR family protein, giving the protein MSGLRVKRRRRPELPLVPLIDVLVMLVLFAFVTMRFTSQQTLNITLPKVETAGKNEFKGTVTIGIDNKGVVSFNGKDVTDDQLLELLREVRKVDKDIPVLIRADETTQLKKLAFVMDACRKTGLNKFSLQSR; this is encoded by the coding sequence ATGAGTGGACTTCGCGTCAAGCGCCGGCGCCGCCCGGAGCTACCGTTGGTGCCGCTGATCGACGTGCTCGTGATGCTGGTGCTGTTTGCCTTCGTGACGATGCGTTTCACGTCGCAGCAGACGTTGAACATCACGCTGCCGAAGGTGGAGACGGCGGGCAAAAACGAGTTCAAGGGCACGGTGACCATCGGCATCGACAACAAGGGCGTGGTGTCCTTCAACGGCAAAGACGTGACGGATGATCAGTTGCTCGAGCTGCTGCGCGAAGTGCGCAAAGTGGACAAAGATATTCCGGTGCTGATCAGGGCGGACGAGACGACGCAGTTGAAGAAACTGGCGTTTGTCATGGATGCCTGCCGCAAGACGGGCTTGAACAAGTTCAGTCTGCAGAGCCGGTAG
- the leuD gene encoding 3-isopropylmalate dehydratase small subunit, with product MALAKITQISGRAVHVPGNDIDTDRIIPARYLKCITFDGLAEGLFADVRHSPDGQLQPHPLNDPRFAGATILLSGANFGCGSSREHAPQAIEKSGFKAVVAENFAEIFFGNSTTIGLVCVNASREDIAKVSAAVEAQPGLEVTIDLVGREIRFGGDKVPCTIRDSARDALINGRWDAIGELLDGLPAVKATAARLPYLAA from the coding sequence ATGGCTCTCGCAAAAATCACCCAAATCTCCGGTCGTGCGGTGCACGTGCCGGGTAACGACATCGATACCGACCGGATCATCCCGGCGCGTTATCTTAAATGCATTACCTTCGACGGTCTCGCTGAAGGCCTCTTTGCCGACGTGCGCCACAGTCCGGATGGCCAACTGCAACCGCACCCGTTGAACGATCCGCGGTTCGCGGGGGCGACGATTCTGCTCTCCGGCGCGAATTTCGGTTGCGGCTCGTCGCGCGAACATGCGCCGCAGGCGATCGAGAAGTCGGGCTTCAAGGCGGTCGTGGCGGAGAATTTTGCCGAGATCTTCTTTGGCAATTCGACGACGATCGGCCTGGTTTGTGTCAACGCCAGCCGCGAAGACATCGCGAAGGTGTCAGCGGCGGTGGAAGCGCAGCCGGGCCTGGAGGTGACGATCGACTTGGTCGGTCGGGAGATCCGGTTCGGCGGCGACAAGGTGCCGTGCACGATCCGAGATTCCGCGCGCGACGCATTGATCAACGGCCGGTGGGACGCCATCGGCGAGCTGCTGGATGGCCTGCCGGCGGTCAAGGCCACGGCGGCACGACTGCCGTATCTCGCCGCGTAA
- a CDS encoding DNA polymerase III subunit alpha, protein MTSRAASAPAYAELHARSAFSFLRGGSLPEDVYRAASDAGLPAVALLDRDGVYGAPRFYAAAQENAFPVQPRVGAEITMEDGTVVPLLATNLTGYQNLCQLITEAKLTARDPTVVDHVLRARSGLTPNAEPTFASSAAPSPRDRKRPCFATWDELARFSAGLVALTGDEEGPVRRAWRSGGGSAAASALAQLTAIFGADSDPACARLFVEVQRHRVRGEEREVAFLRDLAAASHLPLLATGGVNYARPAHRIVADVFTCLREHTTLDAAGRRLAVNSERHVKSPATLHALFSDLPDALTNTLHLEQRLAFTIQNLGYQFPTFAPPNGESMDAYLRALTLAAAPQRLRGPLPDALRRQVDKELELIARLNFSGYFLIVWDICRWAREHQILVQGRGSAANSAVCYLLGITAVNPLKHRLLFERFLNDSRVGADGRPSWPDIDLDLPSGDRRERIIQEVYRRYGRRGAAMTANVITYRGRSIVREVGKVLGFGDDALDRFSSLYANGDFPQTLQLQEQLALSGIAAEHPRAAALAQLHHYFSRALPRHLGQHSGGMVICQGQLDRVVPLEPATMTDRSICQWDKDDCENLGIVKIDLLGLGMMAVLQETIELCATRADGPHALDDIPEDDPLTYEKIRAADTVGVFQIESRAQMATLPRFKPRNLYDLAMQVAIVRPGPITGSLVHPLIRRRDGREPEDYIDPSVEDLVKPILSRTKGVILFQEQMLELSVALAHFTGGQAEQLRRAMGFTKNPQRLDRELQKLADAMRQAGRNETVVAKVCQSAKSFAAYGFPESHAIGFGMLAYFSTWLKNHRTAEFYACLLNNQPMGFYSPATLLQDAKRGGRELKALPVCVQHSDWSCTVLDAHTIRLGLRYVKGLPEAAVTAMLAARRVKPFASLDDFLRRTDFSPAARRTLAATGALNSFSTHRRGAMWQVEAAWSDDEALFKYFADTGAADSPLAPMTLTERLHADFHHTGLTTGRHPMALIRARLPDVCRAADLPNFKTGERVTIAGSVICRQRPGTASGVVFISLEDETGIANAIVAAPTFERDRLIITQEAALRITGRLQNEAHVIHVKAERIEPLREAALPEQASHDFH, encoded by the coding sequence ATGACTAGCCGCGCCGCTTCCGCTCCCGCCTACGCCGAACTCCACGCGCGCAGCGCCTTCAGCTTTTTGCGCGGCGGCTCCCTGCCCGAAGACGTTTATCGCGCCGCCTCCGATGCCGGCCTGCCCGCCGTCGCACTGCTCGACCGCGACGGCGTCTATGGCGCGCCCCGCTTTTACGCCGCCGCCCAGGAAAACGCGTTTCCCGTTCAACCCCGGGTCGGCGCGGAAATCACGATGGAAGACGGCACCGTCGTCCCGCTCCTCGCCACCAACCTCACCGGCTATCAAAATCTCTGCCAGCTCATCACCGAAGCGAAACTCACCGCACGCGATCCCACCGTGGTGGACCATGTGCTCCGCGCGCGGTCCGGCCTCACACCGAACGCCGAGCCAACCTTCGCTTCGTCCGCCGCGCCCTCGCCCCGCGACCGCAAACGCCCGTGTTTCGCCACGTGGGACGAACTCGCCCGTTTCTCCGCCGGCCTCGTCGCCCTCACCGGCGATGAAGAGGGTCCCGTCCGCCGCGCCTGGCGCTCCGGCGGCGGTTCCGCCGCGGCGTCCGCCCTCGCCCAACTCACCGCCATCTTCGGCGCCGACTCCGATCCCGCCTGCGCCCGTCTCTTCGTCGAAGTGCAACGCCACCGCGTTCGCGGCGAAGAACGCGAAGTCGCCTTTCTCCGCGACCTCGCCGCCGCTTCACACCTCCCGCTTCTCGCCACCGGCGGCGTGAACTACGCGCGGCCTGCGCACCGCATCGTCGCCGACGTCTTCACCTGTCTCCGCGAACACACCACCCTCGACGCCGCCGGCCGGCGCCTCGCCGTCAACTCCGAGCGGCACGTGAAATCTCCTGCGACACTTCACGCCCTTTTCTCCGACCTCCCCGACGCGCTCACCAACACGCTTCACCTCGAGCAGCGGCTCGCGTTCACCATCCAGAATCTCGGGTATCAATTCCCCACGTTCGCGCCGCCGAATGGCGAATCGATGGACGCCTACCTGCGCGCTCTCACCCTCGCCGCCGCGCCCCAGCGGCTTCGCGGTCCGCTGCCGGACGCCCTGCGCCGGCAGGTCGACAAGGAACTCGAGCTCATCGCGCGCCTGAATTTCTCCGGCTATTTTCTCATCGTCTGGGATATCTGCCGCTGGGCCCGCGAACACCAGATCCTCGTGCAAGGTCGCGGCAGCGCCGCCAACAGCGCCGTCTGTTACCTGCTTGGCATCACCGCGGTCAACCCGCTGAAACACCGCCTGCTCTTCGAACGTTTTCTCAACGACAGCCGCGTCGGCGCCGACGGCCGCCCCTCGTGGCCCGACATCGATCTCGATCTCCCGAGCGGCGACCGCCGCGAACGCATCATCCAGGAAGTCTACCGCCGCTACGGCCGCCGCGGCGCCGCGATGACCGCCAACGTCATTACCTACCGCGGCCGCAGCATTGTGCGCGAAGTCGGCAAGGTCCTCGGCTTCGGCGACGACGCGCTCGATCGCTTTTCCAGTCTCTACGCCAACGGCGATTTTCCGCAAACCCTCCAGCTCCAGGAGCAGCTCGCGCTCTCGGGCATCGCCGCGGAACACCCGCGCGCCGCCGCCCTCGCGCAGTTGCATCACTACTTCAGCCGCGCGCTTCCCCGCCATCTCGGCCAGCACTCCGGCGGCATGGTGATTTGCCAGGGCCAGCTCGATCGCGTCGTCCCTCTCGAACCCGCCACGATGACCGACCGCAGCATCTGCCAGTGGGACAAGGACGACTGCGAAAACCTCGGCATCGTCAAAATCGATCTCCTCGGCCTCGGCATGATGGCCGTTTTGCAGGAAACGATCGAGCTCTGCGCCACCCGCGCCGACGGTCCGCACGCCCTCGACGACATTCCGGAAGACGATCCGCTCACCTACGAAAAAATCCGCGCCGCCGATACCGTCGGCGTCTTCCAAATCGAAAGCCGCGCGCAGATGGCCACGCTGCCGCGTTTCAAACCGCGCAACCTTTACGACCTCGCCATGCAGGTCGCGATCGTGCGCCCCGGCCCGATTACCGGCTCGCTCGTGCATCCGCTCATCCGCCGCCGCGATGGCCGCGAGCCGGAAGATTATATCGACCCCAGCGTGGAAGACCTCGTCAAACCCATCCTCAGCCGCACGAAAGGCGTGATTCTGTTTCAGGAGCAGATGCTGGAATTATCCGTCGCGCTCGCGCACTTCACCGGCGGTCAGGCGGAGCAACTCCGCCGCGCCATGGGCTTCACCAAAAATCCGCAACGGCTCGACCGCGAACTCCAAAAACTCGCCGATGCGATGCGCCAGGCCGGTCGCAACGAAACCGTCGTCGCCAAGGTCTGCCAGTCGGCGAAATCCTTCGCCGCTTACGGCTTCCCCGAATCGCACGCCATCGGCTTCGGCATGCTCGCGTATTTCAGCACGTGGTTGAAAAACCATCGCACCGCCGAGTTCTACGCCTGCCTCCTCAACAACCAGCCGATGGGCTTCTATTCGCCCGCCACGCTCCTGCAGGATGCGAAACGCGGCGGCCGCGAACTCAAGGCCCTGCCCGTCTGCGTGCAACACTCCGACTGGTCTTGCACTGTCCTCGACGCCCACACGATCCGGCTCGGCCTCCGCTACGTCAAAGGCCTGCCCGAAGCCGCCGTCACCGCCATGCTCGCCGCGCGGCGCGTCAAACCCTTCGCCTCTCTCGACGATTTTCTTCGCCGCACCGATTTCTCCCCCGCCGCCCGCCGCACGCTCGCCGCCACCGGCGCGCTCAACAGTTTCTCCACCCACCGGCGCGGTGCGATGTGGCAGGTCGAGGCCGCGTGGTCCGACGACGAGGCGCTGTTCAAATATTTCGCCGACACCGGCGCGGCGGATTCGCCGCTCGCGCCCATGACACTCACGGAACGCCTGCACGCCGATTTCCACCACACCGGCCTCACCACCGGCCGGCATCCGATGGCACTCATCCGCGCGCGCCTGCCCGATGTCTGCCGCGCCGCGGATCTGCCCAATTTCAAAACCGGCGAACGCGTGACGATCGCCGGCTCCGTCATCTGCCGCCAGCGCCCCGGCACGGCTTCGGGCGTGGTGTTCATCAGTCTGGAAGACGAGACCGGCATCGCGAACGCGATCGTCGCCGCGCCCACGTTCGAACGCGACCGCCTCATCATCACGCAAGAAGCGGCGCTGCGCATCACCGGCCGCCTGCAAAACGAGGCCCACGTCATCCACGTGAAAGCCGAACGCATCGAACCCCTCCGCGAAGCCGCGCTACCGGAGCAAGCCTCGCACGATTTTCATTAA
- a CDS encoding MotA/TolQ/ExbB proton channel family protein has product MVLAIIDWARVVKEAGLLAYPLLGCSVVAVFIIFERAFALRNSEVMPDDLTDAVLQGKMIAGGNHSALGRVIDFVERHPGDAEGAKAYARLEIMKMERGVSYLDTIYVGAPLLGLIGTVSGLLTAFNVIDPDTRMPDPVRFTESVGYALSATLLGLCVAVLALVGNGFLQRLVDKHAAKLDVLLERVISRHGKVSAAPASVESR; this is encoded by the coding sequence ATGGTTTTGGCCATCATCGATTGGGCTCGTGTCGTTAAAGAAGCCGGCTTGCTGGCTTACCCGCTGCTCGGATGCTCCGTCGTCGCGGTGTTTATCATCTTCGAGCGGGCGTTCGCGCTGCGCAATTCGGAGGTGATGCCGGACGATCTGACCGACGCCGTGCTGCAAGGGAAAATGATCGCGGGCGGCAATCATTCCGCGCTGGGTCGCGTGATTGATTTCGTGGAGCGGCACCCGGGCGACGCCGAGGGGGCGAAGGCTTACGCCCGATTGGAAATCATGAAGATGGAGCGGGGTGTAAGCTACCTCGACACGATTTACGTAGGCGCGCCATTGCTCGGTTTGATCGGCACGGTGTCGGGTTTGTTGACGGCGTTTAACGTCATCGATCCGGACACGCGCATGCCCGACCCGGTGCGATTTACCGAGAGTGTTGGCTACGCCCTGTCGGCAACGTTGCTGGGGCTGTGCGTGGCTGTCCTCGCCCTGGTCGGCAACGGGTTTCTGCAGCGGCTGGTCGACAAGCATGCCGCGAAGCTGGACGTGTTGCTGGAGCGCGTGATCTCGCGCCACGGCAAGGTTTCGGCCGCCCCGGCGAGCGTGGAATCGCGATGA
- the lexA gene encoding transcriptional repressor LexA yields MSTMLTDRQQEVLDFVQQHQRQHGVAPSLREIQARFGFASSFAAKRHLDALARKGALRRLAGKARGLLPAGHPRRGALAEIPLYGTIPAGLPVAAEQQPDSYVSLDTAALGVRSNTRLFALRVRGDSMTGASILDGDTVFLTPREPRPRDIVAALIDGESTLKRFLITRGRPFLRAENPLYPDLLPAAELVIQGVMVGLLRRSTA; encoded by the coding sequence ATGAGCACTATGTTAACCGACCGCCAGCAAGAGGTGCTCGACTTCGTGCAGCAGCACCAGCGCCAGCACGGCGTCGCCCCTTCCCTGCGCGAAATTCAGGCCCGCTTCGGTTTCGCCAGCTCCTTCGCCGCCAAACGCCACCTCGACGCCCTCGCCCGCAAAGGCGCCCTCCGCCGCCTCGCCGGCAAAGCCCGCGGCCTCCTCCCCGCCGGCCATCCCCGCCGCGGCGCCCTCGCCGAAATCCCCCTCTACGGCACGATTCCCGCCGGTCTCCCCGTCGCCGCCGAGCAGCAGCCCGACAGCTATGTTTCCCTCGACACCGCCGCGCTCGGCGTGCGCAGCAACACCCGGCTCTTCGCTCTCCGCGTCCGCGGCGACTCCATGACCGGCGCCAGCATCCTCGATGGCGACACCGTGTTTCTCACGCCCCGCGAACCGCGCCCGCGCGACATCGTCGCCGCGCTCATCGACGGCGAATCCACGTTGAAACGCTTCCTCATCACCCGCGGCCGGCCGTTTCTCCGGGCCGAGAATCCCCTCTACCCGGATCTGCTGCCCGCCGCCGAACTTGTCATCCAAGGCGTCATGGTCGGCCTCCTGCGCCGATCCACCGCTTGA
- a CDS encoding DNA polymerase Y family protein produces MFAVLHLAGFALQAVLRTEPSSRAEQPAALFDGTKKKSLVLAVNAPARAAGVELGMTAPQAVARCPALLIRTPAAAAETEARAALHAVAFTLSPTIEDTAPGISTIDLKGLDAPQQHLLAANALTALADLGLTATAGLARTPLLALYAARSAPKSLSPSEKSSSVRPLPSALHAVLPADESAFLAPLPLATADPTPELAAVLHDWGVRTLGDLTALPRDDMVRRFSTAGLALWQRAAGGAPRPLHPVALPQTFAAAREFEEPVATLEPLLFLLRRFVDRLTLELRASQHVAVELHLALSLEDDTTCARDFRLPAPTADAEILFRALHTHLESLSTASAIVALRLTLTPARPLVRQHGLFETGLRDPHGFAETLARVSALVGPDRAGTPQREDTHRPDAFRLSAPSALVPAPAAPPVHPPLAPPLRRFRPPLPARVEFTADRPTYVWTEQFQGEITACSAAWTSSGEWWQRDRAWVRRERDIALHDGGLYRLLWCQERHFIEGEYD; encoded by the coding sequence GTGTTCGCTGTCCTTCATCTCGCCGGCTTCGCCCTGCAAGCCGTGCTGCGCACCGAACCCTCGTCCCGCGCCGAACAACCCGCCGCGCTCTTTGACGGCACGAAGAAAAAATCCCTCGTCCTTGCCGTCAACGCCCCCGCCCGCGCCGCCGGCGTTGAGCTGGGCATGACGGCGCCCCAAGCCGTCGCCCGCTGTCCCGCGCTGCTCATCCGCACGCCCGCTGCCGCCGCCGAAACCGAGGCGCGCGCCGCTCTGCACGCCGTCGCCTTCACGCTTTCGCCGACGATTGAAGACACCGCGCCCGGCATCAGCACCATCGACCTCAAAGGCCTCGACGCTCCGCAACAACACCTCCTCGCGGCCAACGCCCTCACCGCGCTCGCCGACCTCGGCCTCACCGCCACAGCCGGCCTCGCCCGCACGCCCCTTCTCGCCCTCTACGCCGCCCGCTCCGCCCCCAAAAGTCTTTCTCCCTCCGAAAAGTCCTCCTCCGTCCGCCCTCTACCGTCCGCCCTCCACGCCGTTCTCCCCGCCGACGAATCCGCCTTCCTCGCCCCGCTCCCGCTCGCCACCGCCGACCCCACGCCCGAACTCGCCGCCGTCCTGCACGATTGGGGCGTGCGCACGCTCGGCGACCTCACCGCACTGCCCCGCGACGACATGGTCCGCCGCTTCAGCACCGCCGGTCTCGCCCTCTGGCAACGCGCCGCCGGTGGCGCCCCGCGTCCGCTGCATCCCGTCGCGCTCCCGCAAACCTTCGCCGCCGCCCGCGAGTTTGAAGAACCCGTCGCCACGCTCGAACCGCTGCTGTTTCTCCTGCGTCGTTTCGTCGATCGCCTCACGCTCGAACTGCGCGCCAGCCAGCACGTCGCCGTCGAACTGCACCTCGCGCTCTCGCTCGAAGACGACACCACCTGCGCCCGCGATTTTCGTCTGCCTGCGCCGACGGCCGACGCCGAAATTCTCTTTCGCGCGCTCCACACGCACCTCGAATCCCTCTCGACCGCCTCCGCCATTGTCGCCCTGCGCCTGACCCTCACACCCGCGCGCCCGCTCGTGCGCCAGCACGGCCTCTTCGAAACCGGCCTCCGCGATCCGCACGGCTTCGCCGAAACCCTCGCCCGCGTCAGCGCCCTCGTCGGCCCCGACCGCGCAGGCACGCCGCAACGCGAAGACACCCATCGCCCCGACGCCTTTCGCCTCAGCGCGCCGTCCGCCCTCGTGCCCGCGCCCGCCGCGCCGCCCGTGCATCCGCCGCTCGCGCCGCCCCTGCGCCGCTTCCGCCCGCCGCTGCCCGCGCGCGTGGAGTTCACCGCCGACCGCCCCACGTATGTGTGGACCGAGCAATTCCAAGGCGAGATCACCGCCTGCTCCGCCGCGTGGACCAGCAGCGGCGAATGGTGGCAACGCGACCGCGCCTGGGTCCGCCGCGAACGCGACATCGCGCTCCACGACGGCGGCCTCTACCGGCTGCTCTGGTGTCAAGAACGCCACTTCATCGAGGGCGAATATGACTAG